One window from the genome of Candidatus Manganitrophaceae bacterium encodes:
- the msrB gene encoding peptide-methionine (R)-S-oxide reductase MsrB produces MNRRDALKIGMLGTIAYFMDLWPVRAEAPEEAFEIKKTEEEWRAVLTSEQFNVLRKEATEPPFKNPYFNNKKPGLYSCAGCDLPLFSSETKYDSHTGWPSFWKPIEPTAVRTKTDWKLLYPRTEVHCRRCGGHQGHLFDDGPPPTRLRYCINSAALKFVPK; encoded by the coding sequence ATGAACCGGAGAGACGCATTAAAAATCGGAATGCTGGGGACAATCGCCTATTTTATGGACCTTTGGCCGGTACGCGCTGAAGCGCCTGAAGAGGCCTTCGAGATTAAAAAAACGGAAGAGGAGTGGCGGGCGGTCCTGACCTCGGAGCAATTTAATGTCCTCCGAAAAGAGGCGACGGAGCCTCCCTTCAAAAATCCCTATTTCAACAACAAAAAACCGGGCCTCTACAGCTGTGCCGGATGCGACCTCCCCCTTTTCTCCTCCGAGACCAAATATGACAGCCACACCGGCTGGCCGAGCTTCTGGAAACCGATCGAGCCGACGGCGGTCCGTACGAAAACCGACTGGAAGCTCCTCTACCCCCGGACCGAGGTCCATTGCCGCCGATGCGGAGGCCATCAAGGACACCTCTTTGATGACGGTCCCCCGCCGACGCGGCTTCGGTACTGTATCAATTCGGCCGCGTTGAAATTTGTCCCAAAATAA
- a CDS encoding Hsp20/alpha crystallin family protein — protein sequence MAIAKWEPLKDLVTLQDRMNQFLSDTLNTYETENGRTVQDWIPAVDIYEDADAIQLHAELPGMEMKEIEVKVANNLLEIKGEKKIEKEDKKEHYYRIERVFGRFARSFRLPGTVDQEKIKAKYEKGVLTLTLPKREETKPRSITVEVH from the coding sequence ATGGCAATCGCAAAATGGGAACCCCTGAAAGACCTGGTCACATTGCAGGATCGGATGAATCAATTCTTGTCGGATACCCTAAACACGTATGAGACCGAAAACGGACGGACCGTTCAAGACTGGATCCCTGCGGTCGACATTTATGAGGACGCCGATGCGATTCAGCTCCACGCGGAGCTCCCCGGTATGGAGATGAAAGAAATTGAGGTCAAAGTGGCGAACAATCTCCTGGAAATTAAGGGAGAAAAAAAGATCGAGAAGGAAGATAAAAAAGAGCACTACTATCGGATAGAACGGGTGTTCGGCCGATTTGCCCGCTCCTTCCGGCTTCCCGGAACGGTCGATCAGGAGAAAATCAAGGCGAAATATGAAAAGGGTGTCCTCACCCTGACCCTCCCCAAACGCGAAGAGACCAAACCGAGAAGCATCACCGTCGAAGTCCATTAA
- a CDS encoding RNA polymerase factor sigma-32 translates to MEESDIEDIEEELEPGPEAEPGAEIDQTDGVGLIPEIDGEPEEQGLTIYDPLQRFLAEVRKYPFLSREEEKRLAIKFKEEGDLQAVTQLVLSHLRLVVSIAMEYKNLPFNTMDLIQEGNVGLMQGIKKFDPYKDIRVSTYATWWIRAYILKYILQNWRLVRIGTTEAQRKLFFRLSKERERLEKMGYEAGPKLLADRLDVKEKEVIEMEQRLGGREHSLDEPVGAESDETLANILPSDQEPADERLANDELRDLFQAKLKEFSKTLKPRELEILQDRILSEHPKTLDVFGKKYSISKERVRQLEENLIKKLKQFMKENIKDFKDIGPL, encoded by the coding sequence ATGGAAGAGTCGGACATCGAAGATATAGAGGAAGAGCTAGAGCCGGGGCCGGAAGCAGAGCCGGGAGCAGAGATAGATCAGACGGACGGAGTAGGGCTGATCCCAGAAATCGACGGCGAGCCGGAGGAGCAGGGGCTCACGATTTATGATCCCCTTCAGCGATTCCTGGCCGAAGTTCGAAAATATCCGTTTCTAAGCCGAGAGGAGGAAAAACGGCTTGCGATTAAATTTAAAGAAGAGGGGGATCTTCAGGCGGTCACGCAGCTGGTCCTCTCCCATCTTCGCCTCGTCGTCTCAATCGCCATGGAGTATAAGAATCTCCCCTTCAACACCATGGATCTGATTCAAGAGGGGAATGTCGGCTTAATGCAAGGGATCAAAAAGTTTGATCCGTATAAAGACATCCGTGTATCGACTTACGCGACCTGGTGGATTCGGGCCTATATTTTAAAATACATCCTTCAGAATTGGCGGCTGGTCCGGATCGGCACCACCGAGGCGCAACGAAAACTCTTCTTCCGGCTTTCTAAGGAGCGGGAGCGGTTGGAGAAGATGGGTTACGAAGCCGGCCCCAAACTTCTGGCAGACCGACTCGATGTGAAAGAAAAAGAGGTTATTGAGATGGAGCAGCGGCTCGGAGGAAGGGAGCATTCTCTGGATGAGCCGGTCGGCGCCGAGTCGGATGAAACGCTGGCGAACATTCTCCCATCGGATCAGGAGCCGGCCGATGAGCGACTGGCGAACGATGAGCTCCGGGATCTCTTTCAGGCGAAGCTGAAGGAATTTTCAAAAACGCTGAAGCCGCGGGAGTTGGAGATCCTTCAAGATCGCATCTTATCGGAGCACCCCAAGACGCTCGATGTGTTCGGTAAAAAATACAGTATCTCAAAGGAGCGGGTTCGCCAGCTCGAAGAAAATCTGATCAAGAAGCTGAAGCAGTTTATGAAAGAGAATATTAAAGATTTTAAAGATATCGGCCCGCTCTGA
- a CDS encoding (2Fe-2S) ferredoxin domain-containing protein encodes MFYHLFVCTGPTCSQQGAEETLQTLQTSLEKHHLRRSVRVTLCRCLGQCGNGPNLVVYPEGTWYGHVEEKEADRLVREHLIEGKPLSHLIQLPVD; translated from the coding sequence ATGTTTTATCATCTCTTCGTCTGTACCGGGCCGACCTGCAGCCAGCAGGGGGCGGAAGAAACACTGCAAACCCTTCAGACCAGCTTAGAAAAGCACCACCTTCGCAGAAGTGTCCGGGTGACCCTCTGTCGCTGCCTCGGCCAATGCGGCAACGGCCCGAATCTCGTTGTCTATCCGGAAGGGACCTGGTACGGCCATGTCGAGGAAAAAGAAGCCGACCGGCTCGTCCGAGAGCATCTCATCGAGGGAAAGCCGCTCTCCCACCTGATCCAGCTCCCCGTCGATTAA